Proteins from a single region of bacterium:
- a CDS encoding YggS family pyridoxal phosphate-dependent enzyme — protein sequence MDIELQATIRANIETIRKKAKEAALKAGRDPKEIHLIAVTKTYGIDYVREAVAAGISLIGENKVQEAKEKYTELEQSGNVPDFQLHLIGHLQTNKARQAVDLFDMIHSVDSFRLAKEIDRRAYTVDKTMPILIQVNTSREATKYGVEPDNTLELIKQVSELKNIRIQGLMTIGALTAVQANDPEKIRSYFRRLRELRDFIREQNIPNVEMNALSMGMSSDFEIAIEEGANYIRIGTALFGKRKRAAKPAAPKSEETL from the coding sequence ATGGATATAGAATTGCAGGCTACGATTCGTGCCAATATAGAAACGATTCGAAAAAAAGCAAAAGAGGCCGCTCTCAAAGCGGGGCGCGATCCCAAAGAAATCCACCTCATTGCGGTAACTAAAACTTACGGTATTGATTATGTCCGCGAAGCTGTTGCCGCCGGCATTTCTCTTATTGGTGAAAATAAGGTTCAAGAAGCCAAAGAGAAATATACAGAACTTGAACAGTCCGGCAATGTACCGGATTTCCAACTGCATTTGATTGGTCACCTGCAAACCAACAAAGCCCGTCAAGCCGTAGATCTGTTTGACATGATTCATTCTGTAGATTCGTTTCGTTTGGCCAAAGAAATTGATCGTCGCGCTTATACGGTGGATAAAACTATGCCGATCCTGATTCAGGTCAATACATCCCGCGAAGCCACCAAATATGGCGTCGAGCCGGATAACACGCTGGAGTTGATCAAACAAGTTTCTGAATTGAAAAATATTCGCATCCAGGGACTCATGACGATCGGCGCATTGACGGCTGTACAGGCCAATGATCCCGAAAAAATTCGCAGTTACTTTCGCCGCTTGCGCGAACTGCGCGACTTTATCCGTGAACAAAATATACCTAACGTGGAAATGAACGCGCTCTCCATGGGGATGAGCAGTGATTTTGAAATAGCCATCGAAGAAGGCGCCAACTATATCCGTATCGGAACGGCCCTTTTCGGAAAACGCAAGCGCGCCGCTAAACCGGCCGCTCCTAAATCGGAGGAAACGCTGTGA